Proteins from a genomic interval of Lemur catta isolate mLemCat1 chromosome 17, mLemCat1.pri, whole genome shotgun sequence:
- the MOCS3 gene encoding adenylyltransferase and sulfurtransferase MOCS3, producing MAAREDVLALQAEVARREEELSFLKQRLAAAVLTEQEPQPEQLDAVSPLPLKAALSRDEILRYSRQLILPELGVHGQLRLATASVLVVGCGGLGCPLAQYLAAAGVGRLGLLDYDVVEMSNLPRQVLHGEALAGQAKAFSAAASLRRLNSAVECVPYAQALTPATALDLVRRYDLVADCSDNMPTRYLVNDACVLAGRPLVSASALRFEGQIIVYHYDGGPCYRCVFPQPPAAETVTNCADGGVLGVVTGVLGCLQALEVLKIAAGLGPSYSGRMLLFDALRGHFRCIQLRSRRPDCAVCGERPTVTELQDYEAFCGSSANDKCRSLQLLSSEERVSVTDYKRLLDSGASHLLLDVRPQVEVDICRLPHAVHIPLKHLERRDAESLKLLGEAIREEKRGTEEGPDLSIYVICKLGNDSQKAVKILQSLAAAHELGSFTVRDVVGGLMAWAAKIDGTFPQY from the coding sequence ATGGCTGCCAGGGAGGACGTGCTCGCCTTGCAGGCTGAAGTTGCCCGGCGTGAGGAGGAGCTGAGTTTTCTGAAGCAGAGGCTGGCGGCGGCTGTGCTGACGGAGCAGGAACCCCAGCCAGAACAGCTGGATGCGGTGTCGCCGCTGCCGCTGAAGGCCGCCCTCTCCCGAGATGAGATTCTGCGCTATAGTCGCCAGCTAATATTGCCCGAGCTGGGCGTGCACGGACAGCTTCGCCTGGCAACCGCGTCCGTGCTAGTCGTGGGCTGCGGTGGGCTCGGTTGTCCCCTGGCGCAGTACCTGGCAGCAGCCGGCGTGGGCCGCCTCGGCCTCTTGGACTACGACGTGGTGGAAATGAGCAACCTGCCCCGCCAAGTGCTTCACGGCGAGGCGCTGGCCGGCCAGGCCAAGGCCTTCTCGGCTGCGGCCTCGCTGCGCCGGCTCAATTCGGCGGTGGAGTGCGTGCCCTACGCCCAGGCCCTTACGCCAGCCACGGCTCTAGACCTGGTCCGCCGCTATGACTTGGTGGCGGACTGCTCCGACAACATGCCCACTCGCTACCTGGTGAACGACGCATGCGTGCTGGCCGGCCGGCCTCTTGTGTCTGCCAGTGCCTTGCGCTTCGAGGGCCAAATCATAGTCTACCACTATGACGGTGGGCCTTGCTACCGCTGCGTATTCCCTCAACCTCCCGCCGCTGAGACGGTGACCAATTGCGCCGATGGCGGGGTGCTCGGTGTCGTGACTGGGGTCCTGGGCTGTCTGCAGGCACTGGAAGTGCTGAAAATCGCTGCGGGGCTGGGCCCCTCTTACAGTGGCAGGATGTTGCTCTTCGATGCCCTCAGAGGGCATTTCCGCTGTATTCAGCTGCGGAGCCGCAGGCCCGACTGCGCAGTTTGCGGGGAGCGGCCCACTGTGACTGAGCTCCAGGACTATGAAGCCTTCTGTGGCTCCTCAGCCAATGATAAGTGCCGCTCCCTGCAGTTACTGAGCTCAGAAGAGCGAGTTTCTGTCACCGACTATAAGCGACTTCTGGATTCTGGGGCATCGCATCTGTTGCTGGACGTCAGGCCCCAAGTGGAAGTGGACATCTGTCGTTTGCCTCATGCCGTACATATCCCTTTGAAACATTTGGAACGGAGGGATGCGGAGAGCTTGAAACTCTTAGGAGAAGCAATCCGGGAAGAGAAGCGGGGCACAGAGGAAGGGCCTGATCTCTCCATTTATGTCATTTGCAAACTGGGAAATGACTCCCAGAAAGCTGTGAAGATCCTCCAGTCCTTAGCAGCAGCCCATGAGTTAGGCTCTTTTACGGTGCGGGATGTTGTGGGGGGCCTCATGGCCTGGGCTGCCAAAATCGATGGAACATTTCCACAGTACTGA